In Malus sylvestris chromosome 16, drMalSylv7.2, whole genome shotgun sequence, the following are encoded in one genomic region:
- the LOC126608788 gene encoding uncharacterized protein LOC126608788: MDPPPAGPPLQPHHLNYPESLDSSPRSRNTDSWDDPIPPTNRLRLMCSYGGHIVPRPHDKSLCYVGGDTRIVVVDRQTSLSELSNRLSKTLLSGRPFTLKYQLPSEDLDSLISVTTDEDLDNMIDEYERTANHSGASSKPSRLRLFLFPLKPESSQSMGPILDIPANKSEDWFLNALNGESDMLNRGFSDSASVNCLLGLDDDSISGGAANNLDSGSRDVEASVPTNGKNAKQGGGGGGGNGQDVHSVPDSPMLENSSSFGSTSSSPSLANLPPIRVHVEDGIGGGGGDRIRVQDQKMGIEEQFARMTVGGGVGPVGQKQDDGGFAVLSSPPLIPTTIVASAAPLSTATDYLNRVVSDDERSDHGAPVGYRKPTPPQPQLQPQTLPPQSQQPKSSGVLDLPSPDSVSSDNSLSNAMSRPKPVIYQDPVVQIPSANARFPANLVDPKLNLSDPNSRIQMQQQVHDSGYVLQSQFDHQQQQQHQQHPQQAQQPHQFIHAGTHYIQHHPGSVPIPAYYPVYPPQQQQHHHHHPQLDQQQQQYQVYYMPARQPQPYTTLPVQQSNISDSAAPIPSTRSQTPPNPAMSSSSAPYDQMRNPQIAKPELGAPTGVYRTATTAAPPLVQVPSAQHQQQYVGYPTQMHHPSQSAVPSSGGNASYAYEYATDPSHAPIYYTQPLAPSMPSQYQTMTLPEVSAQLPTDNIKQQR, from the exons ATGGACCCACCACCAGCGGGCCCGCCGCTGCAACCCCACCACCTCAACTACCCGGAGTCCCTAGACTCCTCCCCTCGCTCCCGCAACACCGACTCATGGGACGATCCCATCCCCCCCACCAACAGGCTCCGCCTCATGTGCAGCTACGGCGGCCACATCGTCCCCCGCCCCCACGACAAGTCGCTGTGCTACGTCGGTGGAGACACCCGAATCGTCGTCGTCGACCGCCAGACCTCCCTCTCCGAACTCTCCAACCGCCTCTCCAAGACTCTCCTCAGCGGCCGACCCTTCACCCTCAAGTACCAGCTCCCCAGCGAAGACCTCGATTCCTTAATCTCCGTCACCACCGACGAGGACCTCGACAACATGATCGACGAGTACGAACGCACGGCCAACCACAGCGGCGCTTCGTCCAAACCCTCACGCCTCCGTCTCTTTCTCTTCCCCCTGAAGCCCGAGTCGTCGCAATCGATGGGGCCCATTCTCGATATTCCAGCCAATAAGTCTGAGGACTGGTTCCTGAACGCGCTCAATGGCGAGTCCGATATGCTAAATCGGGGCTTCTCCGACTCCGCCTCTGTCAATTGCTTGCTGGGTCTCGACGACGATTCGATTTCAGGCGGGGCTGCCAATAATTTGGACTCCGGTTCGAGAGACGTCGAGGCTTCAGTTCCTACGAATGGCAAGAATGCCAAACAGGGCGGAGGTGGTGGCGGTGGGAACGGGCAGGACGTTCACTCCGTCCCCGATTCGCCGATGCTGGAGAACTCCTCTTCGTTTGGGTCCACGTCATCGTCGCCATCGCTTGCGAACTTGCCGCCGATTCGGGTCCACGTGGAAGATGGTATCGGCGGCGGAGGTGGAGATCGGATTAGAGTGCAGGATCAGAAGATGGGGATAGAAGAGCAGTTCGCTCGGATGActgttggtggtggtgttggCCCTGTTGGGCAGAAGCAAGACGATGGTGGCTTCGCGGTCCTTTCATCGCCTCCTCTGATTCCCACTACCATCGTGGCATCCGCCGCGCCGCTGAGCACGGCCACCGATTACTTGAATCGCGTAGTTTCGGACGATGAGCGATCCGATCACGGCGCACCAGTTGGGTATCGGAAACCGACGCCTCCTCAGCCTCAGCTTCAGCCACAGACTCTGCCTCCTCAGTCTCAGCAGCCTAAATCTAGTGGCGTTCTTGATTTGCCCTCCCCAGATTCTGTTTCAAG TGACAATAGTTTATCAAATGCCATGTCTCGCCCAAAACCTGTAATTTATCAAGACCCAGTAGTTCAAATCCCCTCTGCAAACGCCAGGTTTCCGGCAAACCTAGTTGATCCGAAATTAAATCTTTCCGATCCAAACTCTCGGATTCAGATGCAACAACAGGTTCACGATTCTGGGTACGTTTTGCAATCGCAATTCGAtcatcagcagcagcagcaacaccAACAACACCCACAACAAGCACAACAGCCGCATCAATTTATACACGCTGGAACACATTACATCCAGCACCACCCAGGTTCGGTCCCCATTCCAGCGTACTACCCAGTATATCCGCCCCAGCAGCAACAGCACCACCATCATCATCCCCAGCTtgatcagcagcagcagcaatacCAAGTTTATTACATGCCTGCCAGGCAGCCACAACCTTACACCACTTTGCCAGTTCAGCAATCGAATATCAGCGATTCTGCCGCTCCTATCCCTTCGACCCGCTCCCAAACGCCTCCTAACCCTGCCATGTCCTCCTCTTCTGCGCCTTACGACCAGATGAGGAATCCCCAAATTGCCAAACCCGAACTGGGTGCCCCAACAGGGGTGTACAGAACGGCAACCACAGCAGCTCCGCCTCTAGTTCAAGTCCCATCTGCTCAGCATCAGCAGCAGTATGTCGGCTACCCCACCCAGATGCACCATCCGTCCCAATCGGCCGTTCCTTCTTCTGGGGGCAATGCCAGTTATGCCTATGAATATGCTACTGATCCCTCTCATGCGCCGATATACTACACACAGCCTCTGGCGCCCTCAATGCCTTCTCAGTACCAAACCATGACGCTGCCGGAAGTCTCTGCTCAGCTTCCCACCGACAACATCAAGCAGCAGAGATGA
- the LOC126608784 gene encoding elongator complex protein 2-like produces MSSGDGRGGGRGVGVKGVFIGAGCNRIVNNCSWGACDLVAFGAQNAVAIFNPDTAQIWTTLTGHKAAVNCTQWLPSNKFAFRAKQLDRHYLLSGDAAGAMILWEYSVLEGKWRYVQQLPQLHKKGVTCITGIMVSQTEAVFASTSSDSMVYIWEVVFPSTSGGVCELLHLDSLSVGTKPMVALSLSELPGSTGYLVLAMGGLDNKIHLYSGERRGKFVRGCELKGHTDWIRSLDFALPTCTNGEASNVLLVSSSQDRGIRIWKMALKESLDSNQSAYRKEKVSLASYIEGPVLIAGTTSYQISLESLLIGHEDWVYSVEWQPPSNASSEGIAYCQPQSILSASMDKTMMIWKPEKTSGIWMNVVTVGELSHCALGFYGGHWSPNGDSILAHGYGGSFHLWKNVGTEYENWQPQKVPSGHFAAITDIAWGRSGQYLLSVSHDQTTRIFAPWKNEASPRDEESWHEIARPQVHGHDINLCAIIQGKGNHRFVSGADEKVARVFEAPLSFLKTLDHAISQTSDFSDDSQVGVQILGANMSALGLSQKPIYVHAEQHTPDKNVNDGLDTLETIPDAVPVVLTEPPIEDQLAWHTLWPESHKLYGHGNELFALCSDHDGKLVASSCKAQSAAVAEIWLWQIGSWKAVGRLQSHTLTVTQMEFSHDDKFLLAVSRDRQFSVFSIDKAGTDEITYQLVAKQEAHKRIIWACSWNPYGYEFATGSRDKTVKIWTVENESSVKLLATLPQFSSSVMALSWVGLDCNSNEGLLAVGMENGLIELWNLSVKRSDDGVVGAVASLVVRLEPLMCHVSAVNRLAWRNCKNEDSGSLQLASCGADQCVRVFEVNIN; encoded by the exons ATGTCTAGCGGAGATGGTCGAGGAGGAGGGCGTGGGGTTGGAGTGAAGGGAGTGTTCATAGGAGCAGGCTGCAACAGAATCGTCAACAACTGTTCGTGGGGTGCTTGTGATTTAGTCGCTTTCGGTGCCCAAAACGCCGTTGCTATCTTCAATCCCgat ACTGCTCAAATTTGGACTACGCTTACAGGTCACAAGGCTGCTGTGAATTGCACGCAGTGGCTCCCAAGCAACAAGTTTGCATTCAGAG CAAAACAGTTGGACCGGCATTATTTGCTCTCTGGAGATGCTGCTGGTGCAATGATTTTGTGGGAGTACTCTGTTCTTGAAGGAAAG TGGAGGTATGTGCAACAACTACCTCAGTTACACAAGAAGGGTGTCACATGCATAACTGGAATTATGGTTTCTCAAACTGAGGCAGTCTTTGCCTCTACGTCTTCCGATAGTATGGTTTATATATGGGAGGTTGTGTTTCCATCAACTAGTGGAG GTGTCTGTGAACTGTTGCATCTGGATTCTCTCTCTGTTGGTACAAAACCCATGGTAGCGCTTTCGTTATCAGAGTTGCCTGGAAGTACTGGGTACTTAGTCCTGGCAATGGGAGGACTGGATAACAAAATTCACCTTTACAGCGGGGAGAGGAGAGGAAAG TTTGTTCGAGGGTGCGAGTTGAAAGGGCATACAGATTGGATCAGAAGTCTGGATTTCGCATTACCTACGTGCACCAATGGTGAGGCAAGCAATGTACTACTTGTTAGTTCATCTCAAGACAGAGGCATACGCATATGGAAGATGGCTTTAAAGGAGTCTTTGGACAGCAACCAGAGTGCTTACCGGAAAGAAAAAGTAAGCTTAGCATCTTATATTGAAGGCCCTGTACTTATAGCTGGCACGACGTCATATCAGATATCATTGGAATCTCTTCTAATTGGACATGAAGATTGGGTGTATTCAGTGGAGTGGCAACCCCCGTCAAATGCATCTTCTGAAGGGATTGCCTACTGTCAACCCCAAAGCATCTTATCTGCATCTATGGACAAGACAATGATGATATGGAAACCCGAAAAGACGTCTGGTATCTGGATGAATGTTGTTACTGTTGGAGAACTCAGTCATTGTGCTCTAGGGTTTTATGGTGGCCACTGGAGCCCTAATGGAGATTCAATATTAGCACATGGATATGGTGGATCTTTCCATCTCTGGAAAAATGTCGGCACTGAGTATGAAAATTGGCAACCACAAAAGGTTCCATCTGGGCATTTTGCAGCAATAACAGATATTGCATGGGGAAGATCTGGTCAATACTTGCTGTCAGTCAGTCATGATCAGACAACTCGAATTTTTGCTCCTTGGAAAAATGAGGCATCTCCTAGAGACGAGGAGTCTTGGCATGAAATTGCTCGGCCTCAAGTTCATGGTCATGATATTAACT tGTGTGCCATCATCCAAGGAAAGGGGAACCATCGATTTGTCAGCGGAGCTGATGAGAAAGTTGCCAGAGTGTTTGAAGCTCCATTGTCTTTCTTGAAGACATTGGATCATGCCATTTCACAGACATCTGACTTTTCAGATGATTCCCAAGTAGGTGTTCAGATTTTGGGTGCAAATATGTCTGCTCTTGGGCTATCACAGAAACCTATTTATGTTCAtg CTGAGCAGCATACCCCAGACAAGAATGTGAATGATGGCCTCGACACACTTGAAACCATTCCTGATGCTGTTCCAGTTGTGTTGACTGAACCTCCCATTGAAGATCAACTGGCATGGCATACACTATGGCCAGAGTCACACAAACTTTACGGTCATGGGAATGAGCTGTTTGCTCTGTGCAGTGATCATGATGGGAAGCTTGTTGCTTCTTCATGTAAG GCCCAATCAGCAGCGGTAGCAGAAATATGGCTATGGCAAATTGGTTCATGGAAAGCAGTTGGTCGCTTGCAGTCTCATACTTTGACAGTGACACAAATGGAATTCTCTCATGATGACAAATTCCTGTTGGCTGTATCAAGGGATCGCCAGTTCTCTGTATTTTCAATCGATAAAGCAG GCACCGATGAAATTACTTACCAGCTCGTAGCAAAGCAGGAGGCACACAAAAGAATCATATGGGCATGCTCTTGGAATCCATACGGGTACGAATTTGCCACAGGCTCGAGGGACAAGACAGTGAAGATCTGGACTGTGGAAAATGAGTCTTCAGTGAAGCTGCTCGCGACTCTTCCCCAGTTCAGTAGTAGCGTCATGGCCCTATCTTGGGTCGGTCTCGATTGCAACAGCAACGAAGGGCTCCTCGCAGTTGGAATGGAAAACGGACTCATTGAACTGTGGAATCTATCTGTTAAAAGATCTGATGATGGAGTAGTAGGCGCAGTTGCTTCCCTTGTCGTACGGCTTGAGCCGTTGATGTGCCATGTCTCTGCTGTAAACCGTTTGGCATGGAGAAACTGCAAGAATGAAGATTCCGGTAGCTTACAGCTCGCTTCTTGCGGGGCAGATCAATGTGTGAGAGTGTTCGAGGTTAACATTAACTAA
- the LOC126608791 gene encoding uncharacterized protein LOC126608791, translating to MAAIQYDIRCALLLNHHASSLSSPSSSTSPPSLSTIRSLCPTLLGSRASAARRVLSLSTSCWTTSFRLRTFSTGAGEAAFVKLPEKPSICTADELHYVSVPNSDWKLALWRYHPCPKAPQRKHPLLLLSGVGTNAIGYDLSPESSFARYMSRQGFETWVLEVRGAGLSVQESDRKEIQQSAHEISKEMEAVSESATDAAFPAGKQSNGFPVASAPETPAREEKHDNSASKSATNGSFSAEKQSGASASEVPAQGVISAFSGDVTNIITVGDESKSVTKSTETFTQLSERFSGFLSEGQSKIMSAKLLDQISKLFAGSALSERVNEISYKISGLLETRQNSAIASQIKDLSQRLVNIIEEGQRSVSPPLFDLQERFNSTLEDFQKQLELMVKYDWDFDHYLEEDVPAAMEYIMAESKPKDGKLLAIGHSMGGILLYSMLSQCGSEGRESQLAAVVTLASSLDYTSSKSILKLLIPLADPAEALNVPAIPLGTLLAATYPLSNGPPYVFSWLNNLISAEDMMHPELLKKLVLNNFCTVPAKLLLQLTTAFREGGLRDRSGTFLYQDHLNKSSVPILAIAGDQDLICPPEAVEETVKLIPQHLVTYKLFGEPGGPHYAHYDLVGGKLAAEQVYPCIVEFLCQHDSK from the exons ATGGCGGCAATCCAGTACGACATTCGCTGCGCGCTTCTCCTGAATCATCACGCATCATCGTTATCATCGCCATCATCATCCACGTCACCGCCGTCGTTATCCACGATTCGGTCCCTCTGCCCAACCCTCCTCGGCTCGCGCGCCTCCGCGGCGCGTCGAGTCCTCTCGCTGTCGACCTCGTGCTGGACGACGTCGTTCCGGCTCAGAACCTTCTCCACCGGCGCCGGAGAGGCCGCCTTCGTCAAGCTTCCGGAGAAGCCGTCGATATGCACGGCCGATGAACTCCACTATGTGTCCGTGCCGAACTCCGATTGGAAGCTCGCGCTCTGGCGATACCACCCGTGCCCCAAG GCGCCTCAGAGGAAACATCCATTGCTGCTGTTATCAGGCGTGGGGACCAACGCCATTGGATATGATCTCTCTCCTGAG TCTTCGTTTGCGCGTTACATGTCTAGGCAAGGATTCGAGACATGGGTTCTCGAAGTTCGTGGTGCTGGATTGAGCGTGCAAGAATCAGATCGCAAGGAAATTCAGCAATCTGCCCATGAAATATCTAAAGAGATGGAAGCTGTTTCTGAGAGTGCAACTGATGCAGCTTTTCCTGCAGGAAAGCAGTCAAATGGTTTTCCTGTTGCCTCGGCACCTGAGACTCCTGCTCGAGAAGAAAAACATGATAATTCAGCTTCTAAGAGTGCCACTAATGGATCATTTTCTGCAGAAAAGCAGTCCGGTGCCTCAGCATCTGAGGTTCCTGCTCAAGGAGTGATTTCAGCTTTCAGTGGAGACGTTACAAATATAATAACTGTAGGGGATGAATCAAAATCAGTGACAAAGTCGACAGAAACTTTTACGCAGCTGTCAGAAAGATTTTCTGGCTTTCTCAGTGAAGGTCAATCGAAGATCATGTCTGCTAAGTTGCTTGACCAAATTTCAAAACTGTTCGCTGGTTCTGCATTATCTGAGCGTGTTAATGAGATAAGCTATAAGATTTCAGGCCTGTTAGAGACGCGACAAAACTCAGCTATTGCTAGCCAGATCAAGGACCTCAGTCAAAGGCTTGTAAATATCATTGAAGAAGGTCAGCGATCAGTTTCGCCTCCATTGTTTGACTTGCAAGAGCGTTTTAATTCCACGCTGGAAGATTTCCAGAAACAACTTGAATTGATGGTGAAATATGATTGGGACTTTGACCATTACTTGGAAGAGGATGTACCTGCTGCG ATGGAATATATAATGGCAGAGAGTAAGCCAAAGGATGGGAAATTGTTAGCCATTGGACACTCAATGGGTGGTATTTTGCTTTACTCAATGCTTTCACAATGCG GGTCTGAAGGAAGAGAGTCCCAATTGGCAGCTGTTGTAACATTAGCGTCGTCACTTGATTACACATCTTCAAAGTCAATTCTCAAATTGCTCATACCCCTT GCTGATCCTGCCGAGGCTCTCAATGTGCCAGCTATTCCCTTAGGAACACTACTGGCAGCAACTTATCCTCTCTCAAATGGTCCTCCTTATGTTTTCTCTTGGCTTAATAACTTGATTTCAGCAGAGGACATGATGCATCCAGAGTTGTTGAAAAAGCTCGTTTTGAATAACTTTT GCACCGTACCCGCAAAACTTCTATTGCAGTTAACAACAGCTTTTCGGGAGGGTGGATTACGTGACAGGAGCGGTACCTTTTTGTATCAGGACCATTTAAACAAAAGTAGTGTCCCTATTTTGGCAATTGCCGGAGACCAGGATCTAATTTGCCCACCTGAAGCTGTAGAAG AAACTGTGAAGCTGATTCCACAGCACCTGGTTACATATAAACTATTTGGAGAACCCGGTGGTCCACACTACGCTCATTATGATTTGGTCGGAGGCAAATTG GCAGCGGAGCAGGTCTATCCATGTATAGTCGAATTTCTTTGTCAGCACGACTCCAAATAA
- the LOC126608786 gene encoding receptor protein kinase-like protein ZAR1 yields MFYLILVLLLLCNSHSLVDSLNEEGYALLSFKQSIAEDPEGSLSNWNSSDSNPCTWNGVTCNDQRVVSLSIPKKKLSGFLPSAMGALSELRHVNLRNNKLYGSLPLELFQALGLQSLVLYGNSLSGSVPNVIGKLKYLQSLDLSENLFNGSLPMSIIQCKRLRTIDLSQNNFTGFLPEGFGSGFVSLEKLDLSFNKFNGSIPSDMGNLSSLQGTVDLSHNLFSGAIPASLGNLPEKVYIDLTYNNLSGPIPQTGALMNRGPTAFIGNPGLCGTPLKNPCSSEVSGASPPSSIPFLPDNSPPQDSDDNGGKSGKARGLSKTAVIAIIVSDVIGICLVGLLFSYCYSRFWARSKVKDENGFGKGGKGKKECLCFRRDESETLSENMEQFDLVALDTHVAFDLDELLKASAFVLGKSGIGIVYKVVLEEGITLAVRRLGEGGSQRFKEFQTEVEAIGKLRHPNVVTLKAYYWSVDEKLLIYDYIPNGSLATALHGKPGLVSFTPLSWSVRLNIMKGIAKGLVYLHEFSPKKYVHGDLKPNNVLLGQNMEPRISDFGLGRLANIAGGSPTLQSNRIPTEKSQERQQKSAAPSEVSVVSSSSNLGSCYQAPESLKVVKPSQKWDVYSYGVILLEMITGRLPIVQVGSSEMDLVQWIQLNIEEKKPLLDVLDPNLMHDVDKEEEIIAVLKIAMACVHSSPERRPIMRHISDALDRLATSAV; encoded by the exons ATGTTCTATTTGATTTTGGTGCTTCTGCTGCTCTGCAACTCTCATTCCCTGGTGGATTCCTTGAACGAGGAAGGCTACGCCCTTTTGTCGTTCAAGCAGTCCATTGCGGAAGACCCAGAAGGGTCTCTGAGCAACTGGAACTCCTCTGATTCCAACCCCTGCACATGGAATGGGGTTACATGCAACGACCAAAGGGTTGTCTCTCTCAGCATTCCAAAGAAGAAACTTTCTGGGTTTCTTCCTTCCGCCATGGGAGCCCTCTCCGAGCTCCGCCACGTCAATTTAAGGAACAATAAGTTGTACGGAAGCTTGCCCCTTGAGCTTTTCCAAGCTCTGGGGCTCCAAAGTTTGGTGCTTTATGGAAATTCCTTATCTGGGTCTGTCCCAAATGTGATTGGTAAGCTCAAATACCTTCAATCCCTAGATTTATCAGAAAATTTGTTTAATGGTTCGTTGCCCATGTCGATTATACAATGCAAGAGGCTGAGAACCATCGATCTTAGTCAGAATAATTTCACTGGCTTTCTACCAGAAGGGTTTGGAAGTGGTTTTGTTTCTTTAGAAAAACTTGAtctttctttcaataaattcaaTGGCTCGATTCCAAGTGATATGGGTAATCTGTCTAGCTTGCAAGGCACTGTTGATTTGTCTCATAATCTGTTTTCTGGTGCAATCCCGGCTAGCCTTGGAAATCTTCCCGAGAAGGTTTACATTGATCTTACATATAACAATTTGAGTGGTCCAATACCGCAAACTGGTGCTCTGATGAACAGAGGACCAACTGCTTTTATTGGGAATCCTGGTCTTTGTGGCACCCCATTGAAGAACCCGTGTTCTTCCGAAGTTTCCGGTGCTAGTCCGCCTTCTTCGATTCCGTTTCTGCCGGATAACTCCCCCCCACAGGATTCTGACGATAATGGTGGAAAGAGTGGGAAAGCAAGAGGGTTGAGTAAAACAGCTGTCATTGCAATTATAGTGAGTGATGTAATTGGCATTTGCCTTGTTGGGCTGCTTTTTTCGTATTGTTATTCGAGGTTTTGGGCTCGTAGTAAGGTTAAGGATGAAAATGGTTTTGGCAAGGGAGGTAAGGGAAAGAAGGAGTGCTTGTGCTTCAGAAGAGATGAATCAGAGACATTATCGGAGAATATGGAGCAGTTCGATCTAGTGGCATTGGATACACACGTGGCATTTGATCTGGACGAGCTTCTTAAGGCGTCTGCTTTTGTTCTTGGAAAAAGTGGAATTGGAATTGTTTACAAAGTTGTGCTTGAAGAAGGAATCACCCTGGCAGTGAGAAGATTGGGCGAAGGGGGTTCCCAGAGATTCAAGGAATTTCAGACGGAAGTTGAAGCAATTGGAAAGCTAAGGCATCCTAACGTTGTTACTCTGAAGGCATATTACTGGTCTGTTGATGAAAAGCTGCTCATATATGACTATATTCCTAATGGCAGCCTTGCCACCGCCCTTCATG GGAAGCCAGGGCTGGTATCATTTACACCGCTATCATGGTCTGTTCGGTTGAATATCATGAAGGGAATTGCAAAAGGCTTGGTCTATCTGCATGAGTTTAGCCCCAAGAAATATGTCCATGGAGATTTGAAGCCAAATAACGTACTGCTTGGACAAAACATGGAACCCCGCATTTCTGATTTTGGACTTGGACGCCTTGCAAATATCGCTGGAGGGTCCCCGACTCTGCAATCCAATCGAATCCCCACAGAAAAATCACAAGAAAGGCAACAAAAGAGTGCAGCGCCATCTGAAGTTTCTGTGGTTAGTTCATCCAGCAATTTGGGATCTTGTTATCAGGCTCCAGAATCTCTGAAAGTGGTTAAACCATCACAGAAGTGGGATGTGTATTCGTATGGAGTAATCTTACTCGAAATGATTACCGGAAGATTGCCAATAGTCCAAGTGGGTTCCTCAGAAATGGACCTGGTTCAATGGATTCAGCTCAACATTGAAGAGAAGAAGCCTCTTTTAGATGTTTTAGATCCAAATTTGATGCACGACGTGGATAAGGAAGAAGAGATTATAGCGGTTTTGAAGATTGCAATGGCTTGTGTTCACAGCAGCCCTGAAAGGAGACCGATAATGAGGCATATTTCCGATGCTTTGGACAGGTTGGCCACATCTGCTGTCTGA
- the LOC126608806 gene encoding uncharacterized protein LOC126608806 isoform X2, giving the protein MDDDDGGRQETTMKEGCMSARPSMMSARTRTLVEAIHSSPTQSVLYLVGGASQVVAWLLSIPGASNTVLEAVVPYSRMSMIQLLGKIPNQFCSAHTAEEMALLAYNRALKLSSPGSPVLGVGFTATLATSRPKLGDHRLHLSTRTSDRLWVSTVTLSKGLRNREEEDMVASHLVLKAIANSCKVPGTFVSELTESEVPHECETNFSEDEELEQLINRQICFKVYPFSSEPHMSTAERKIILSGSFNPLHEGHMKLLDVATSLCGNGCPCFEISAVNADKPPLSVSEIKDRVKQFEKVGKTVIISNQPFFYKKAELFPGSAFVIGADTVARLLDVCSFSAYS; this is encoded by the exons ATGGATGACGACGATGGAGGAAGACAGGAGACGACAATGAAGGAAGGCTGCATGAGTGCGCGCCCTAGTATGATGAGCGCGAGAACAAGGACACTAGTGGAAGCCATTCACTCGAGCCCCACGCAGTCCGTCCTCTATCTCGTCGGCGGAGCCTCTCAG GTCGTGGCGTGGCTGCTGTCGATTCCTGGAGCATCGAACACGGTCCTGGAAGCGGTGGTGCCCTACTCCAGAATGTCGATGATCCAATTGCTCGGCAAG ATTCCGAACCAGTTTTGTAGTGCACACACTGCTGAAGAAATGGCTTTGTTGGCCTACAATCGCGCTCTCAAGCTCTCATCGCCAG GTTCCCCGGTTCTTGGTGTAGGTTTCACTGCTACTTTGGCTACCTCACGTCCAAAACTCGGAGACCACAG ACTTCACTTGTCAACAAGGACATCTGACAGACTTTGGGTGTCAACAGTGACCCTTTCTAAG GGTCTACGAAATCGAGAGGAAGAAGATATGGTTGCAAGTCATCTTGTACTCAAG GCAATTGCAAATTCATGCAAAGTTCCCGGGACATTTGTTTCAGAGCTCACTGAATCTGAAGTACCTCATGAATGTGAAACGAATTTTAGTGAAGATGAAGAGTTGGAGCAACTTATTAACAGGCAAATATGCTTTAAGGTGTATCCGTTTTCAAGTG AACCACACATGTCGACTGCAGAAAGGAAGATAATATTGTCTGGTTCTTTTAATCCATTACATGAAGGTCACATGAAGCTCTTGGACGTTGCTACTAG CTTATGCGGCAATGGCTGTCCATGCTTTGAGATTTCAGCAGTCAATGCTGATAAACCTCCACTTTCAGTATCAGAAATCAAAGATCGTGTCAAGCAGTTTGAAAAAGTTG GAAAAACAGTCATTATATCCAATCAGccatttttttataagaaaGCTGAACTTTTCCCGGGCAGTGCTTTTGTGATTGGTGCGGACACAGTAGCGAGGCTGCTTGATGTATGCTCCTTCAGTGCATATAGTTAA